The window AGTTGCACCAATATTATTTGAGCTCAATCAAAACTGCAGGTGTGAATGGATCCTTCACCCATTTTGGTTTGCTTCATTTATAGTGTGACAATACCAAGGAAATGACGGGCCTATAGCTGAGTGTTGGGCATAATACTAATGGATGAGGGGTTATCACTGTTGTCTCACAGCAAGGTTCTGGTTCGCAATGGCTACGACGACCTGGCAGGTGACAGGTAAACCACGTACGGCGCGTGAGGCAGCTGCTTGCTCTCAGGCGGTTGGCACGAGCCGCCCCGTCGTGGGAATCCTCCCCCTCGCACGTTCTCACTCCCTGCCAACCACCAACAGGATGCAAGAGCTGTTAGTCATCATTTAGGATGACTGGATGCCATCAAATGCTACCTCTAATAAAATGTATCCAATATGCTGGCTCTCATAAAATTAACCATAATATTAGCGCAGCCTCCGTGTGATTTGAAACCGATGCCGAATAAGGTCAGGGGGTGAGTATATTTGAAACGCCAGTGCAACTAGTGGCATCGAAATGGGTCCACTCATGATTAAATAGTGATTAATGTGATTATCACAGACCGTATACTCGGAAGGGTAGATTGAGggaccctcaatcttctgatccgaagtcaggcGCCTTATCCGTTGGGCCACACGGTCACTGCTGGTGTTTCTTGGCTCGAAATGATCATTGTGCATTGGCACCATTTTGTTTTCTCCATCCGACAGGCATAACAATTTAATGTTCattggcagaaggtacaatagaCCTGTGTCCATCTGTTGCCATACAtccaacagaataagtcatggtgACTTCCTGCGACtctatcagctttgtgttcaataaaacaggcccacatttcacaccgagcaagcacatttgtgagtaaatccAGATCGGATCAtcgtttctttttgtttttttccagtaaccatactttttgtgacatttttctacagtggtgtgccgtgatatttttctgatgtaaaaaGGGTGGCTTggctcaaaaaaggttgggaaacacccGTCAGGGAAATGTACTTCCGATTGGGGCATATTTGGGCAGATTCCCTCAGAGGTTTGTCAAAGTGCAGGCCCCGTAATTAGCCTAAAATATTATAGTggacttcaaacaaaaatggccaaCATGCTGTTCatttttagactttttcatgtgtcttgctatgatagacatgtctgaCAAATCCTGTGTACATCAGCGAAACTGATGTGAGGGgtgaattttgtttgtttgtttgttgactgGGTAAAGAGTGAGTTTTGAAAGGTCATCATCTTGCGGACTccgaaaatatactgtatagggTAAATTTCAACAGGATACATGCGCTTGATGAGTTTTTGGTCACGTCGAGGGTCCCAAAAGGTGATTAATTAGTCAAAAGAGTGAACAAAGCGATTTCAGCAGGACCTTTGCGTTTCCTTGTGCTCAGACCTTAATAATAGTTTGTTACTAAAATGGAGTTGTGTGAAATTACAACCCAACCTTTATTAGGTGGATACTGGACCATTTCCCAACAatgtacgtacagtatattttccaAATAGGCAGATATCAGGTTCAGCTCTGTGTTCAGGATGACTGCTCTGATAATAAAGATTGCTTATTGCCAGGAGGCTGTGATGGAAAGTGTGTGGATTATTGCCTTAGTCAATCTGATATCAGAATTCCTGTTGATAAAGAGGGAAATCGCTGAAAAGTAATAAGTCTCAGGGTACTGCTTTCATAATTTCAAAGATACATTTATGATATTCTCATttcgttattattatttttttatcagctTGACAGCCGTGCAgatattttggggaaataatATGCCGCTAACACAAAATGATTAAGAGCGGCAACTACAGTTGGCCTTGCTATTGTTACAAGTCGCAGTTGTCAACGTCTAAATGCTGTATCCCAAACAAAATTAACGACAACGAACAATTCAGATTGTTATCCAAAGCAGTAATAATTAGGGATCGTTAGGTGGCGGTAATGCTCTATCATGGTTTGCAAACTGCCGTTAaacaccaaagaagaagaagaagcctaCGAAAGAGAAGACTACGACAACAATTACGTTATCACGGGCACGAAGATGGGCAGGGGGCTTTTAGGCGgaaagttttactttaaaaacttTCCCGACGGCTCGTTGGATAAATCTAAAGTAATTTGCGCATTTTGCAGAGTCGAATTCAAATATCATAGAAGTAGTACGTCCTTGGCGTATCATCTGAGAGCCAAACACCCTGCTGAAGTTACCTCCACGGGTACTAGCCAGTCGACCCTGCCGGTGTTTGGTGTTCGTGGGCGGACTACAAAACGTGTGAGTGACAAGGTAACCGATTCCTTTGTTATGTGTGGATAGCGAAAAACCGCCGCCCCCTTACCATTTTTCATTCTGTTGTACCTAACCATACGGAATGGACGGTTAAAGCAGTTACTTGattaaattgtgtttgtgtcacaTGGCCAACAGGTATGTTACAACTCGTAATATATACTGATACGTCACTTCCTGTAGAGAGTGGTGTCGCCGCTCTAACAGGTCCCCGGGCCAACATTAACGCTAGCAATCCTGTCTTTtcttaagaaaaaaatgtttaaagcaTTTTCCTGAAAACAAAACTTCTCCATAATACAGTGTCACTTATTTTTAGAATTTATTATACAGAAACATGTCTCTCAAGGGGAACGTCAACTCCCACTCTGATGTGTACATTTGTGTTGCAGACCACACACAGAACCAGATCTCACAAACGCAGGTATGCAAGGAGAGATACTGAGTGAAAGAGGTGTGCAAAGAGTGCTGCACCACTTAAGCTGGGCTAGTGGGGATGATGTCCTGCTCAAGGGCATCTTTGCCATAGCCAGCAGGCAGACTAGAATCTCTTCTGTCCATAGTGGGGCTCAAATCCATATTTTCTGACTCCAAAGCCCAAGGCCTTACAGACTGAGCTGCTGCCGCCCATTATCAGTATCCGTGCAAGCCCAAATATTGCGTTAAATATAGTCATTGCTTTTCAACAAATCTGGATCAAATTTAAAACCCATTTTTGTTCCCATTcaaatataatgtttttttgtaaggcTTTTCAACAttccattttaaataaataaaagactgaTATGGGTTTGTCAGGGCCGATACCGATTATTCGTAGTCACGGAGGCCAATAACTAATATTTGGAGCCAATattcatttgcaaaatattaaCGTCAAAAAACTCCAACACTTAATTTAAATGCTTTGAAACATGTatattaaacagcttttcagatttttaaaaggTTAGTTTGTTCAATCTTAGACAATAGACACCTTTGGTTTAAAATTCTAATAAAAAAGTGCAGGGGTTTCTCAGGCTCAGCAGCTTGTCttataaagtcaaataaatgttaacaaataAATAGATCCTTAAATAATTCTACAGTAAATTGGGTTTTCAAAATTTCAATTTAACTGAAATGTTACTATTTCACTTATCTTTTGTTTTAAGTGCAAACAAGGTCAGCAGCATCTTTATAACCAATATTAATATCAAACCTGTGAACGAAAAGGCGACGTGTGTCGAACTTTATCcatgaattaatgtttcagctaaaagttaaatataccactgttcaaattattttaaatggtttaactgttttattgtttcactcacccaggtgactgagagttgacttcactgatagcattgttaaaatagttattttaacaatgctatacaGCCgccactgtattctgtttcatcacgtcaaatggtttgtaTGTGCAAGTTTCaacttgactttttgttttaagcttgtagccttttattttgaaggaaggaactcagcattttggcacgaaaagtaacatCACACAGCGCtggtgatatttaaaaaaatatatagtaataaTTTTAATGGTTGGAACAAACTGCTAttaaacgctgattcctttccctacccaccgattgTGACAGAAGGTtggtgtttgtgatactgtttatgtgaattttgtcccgattcattgtgatgtaaagttgctacggtgaagttttggccccatgttaagcttttttttttttttttttttttttaatttttttgttgttgttgttgtcatcgccgcttacgttggtttgaagactaaaatagaTGTTAAAAACCAttagtgcaaaagtgcaagcaaccgtttaccttgttagctgtctcgaTGTTgccatagacgtattttattttcacctacccaaatgactgagagttgacttcactgaagcttcGCGGGGTGTATGTTGAAGCTCTGAGCGcttcagacgctacacatcgggaaaaagtcctttgcacaatataatcttattccaagtgttgcactgaggcgatttttattttaacaaagttaataGACACTCTTGTTCGCCGCCACCgctgttgggcacaagcacgtcattgTGCGTGTTAttcttcgttgcttttcgccacttcttcacGGCTGGAGGGCTAGGCATCGAAACTCGGAAccgaaatgtttacatttgaacggttccgggagaaccggaacgcgagtcccggttccaattgaTTCTCGATACCCAAGGTTTGCACCGCTCTTGGTGTGGTCCAATTAGTCCCGCTCTCCGAGCATGTGTGGATGTTGTGCCATGGGCGTGTCTGAGGTGGCGTCGATTCCTCCTCAAAACACCTTTCGAATCCAGCTTCATCTCATAAGATCTGTGGTCTGCAGGTGTCACCACCTGTGCTGTTTTCCAGACTCCATGAGGCTCAAAGGGCTGCACCCTCACCCTGTTTCCACTTTTCAGGGTATCCAAGTTTTTTGCTGTGTGGTTGTAGTATTTCTCTTGGCGTTGCTTGTTGCTCCTTATTCTTTGCACGTTATTTGTTTACGCTGGTTCTAGCAACTAATCCTTAGTTGGAAGAAGGGTGTGTTTcgccaccgtttgtgttcaaatagtcaTTGCTTATAACACTGCAACACCAGTGCTATTTATTAGCTCCTCTATGGTGTTTTgaatttgttagcattaagccaaaCAGATTTTATAAAGGTTATAGCTATTTGGTTCTTTTAAAGATGTATAattcttattttgtttattttgacagtaaacttcagttgggagtggcagtaaacagcttgaagcccttttgaagaattgttgactAATTGTGCCTGCCAAACTGCTACTTGTTGTGGAATTAGTTGAGCTGACTGCCGCCATACGGCACGCAAGTCAAGGCAAATAATCAGCCAAACAATGGCTTGTATCTTTCAGTCGTAAGGCACCACCGTATTTCAAGGAAGCAGGTTAAAGTGGCGCATTACCACTTTTTTCCCTGAAGGCTTGCTGACAATTACGCGatgaaatatctataggatTATCGATTCTAACAAGTTTTGATAATGTCATTGTTTGGAGCGGGAGGGTAATCCTGCATCTGTAGTCCTTTCGCCATTTTGTTGCCATGACTTTCTTTTCCTTGCTCTCATCTAGCTTTCTGCACCATCCCTCTACCCACAGCTGCCATCGTACATCACCCTGCATCGGCCACGCTTTCGCTCTGTTTCGCCCTCCCTCTCGACGACATATTATTACTCACACGAGCCATCCATCTAGTCAGATCTCTCCCACTCGTGCACTTTTTCATTACTCTTTATCACCCCGGCATAGCTCTATTTCGCCACACCCTGTCCTGCATTCATCTGTGTGAATTATTCCTTCAGTTTATTAATTTTCTTCTTGGATGCGAACACGCATGCGACACACGTCAATCTGTGCGTTCTCACGCTCACGGTTTATTCCACAGCCTTCCTGTTACAAGAAGCGCCGTTCCTGCTCTTTGATTAGTCCAGTGACCCTCCATGTGGTACATGTACCGCTATTAAGTTAATCTGGTCATGGTGGCAGCACTTGTAAAAGCATTGGGTTTTGTTGGATTCGCAGATTGCTCTGGGAAGTTGTCGTTCCTCACTTTCTGCTCTCTAGTAGAAAGCACTCGAGTCACAAACTTCTGGCACAGTGAAATGAAAGCTATGAAGGCCATTGGTCCAGCAGTacagtgtgtgggggggggctaGAGACCGggtcactggggggggggggtttacccAAAAAATAATTGAGTAAGCGTGGATAAACGTTTTCGGGGGTTGGttccaccccccaaaaataaataaataaaaaggaatcTCATGTTGCATATGAGCCAGCGGCAATGCAATGATCACGTTAAACAGGTCGTATGTATGCATGAAGGCTCACTATACTGCTGCGCACAGCCACCCTCTGCAGTCCCCCGTATACGTGCAATGCGAGGCTGCACCGACTGTAATATTTACCACATTATCGCGTGCCAGGatgatggagggagggagggagtgcGTGAGTGCCGGGGATTCATGGCCaagtgtgtgtattttgtacaTCTAGTGATGTATTATTGCCGCCTCTAGAACCTTGGAAGGTTAAATCAAACTTGGATGCATAGCAGTGACGTGCAGTCATTTGCTTATAATGATGCATCTCAATAAAGTTGAATACCGTGGAAAACCTTATTTCACGAGTTCAAAAAGTGTAACTAATTAAATTGATTGACTACACGCAGAGTCACttgatgattttgttttctatgtacagtggtgccttgaggtaggAGTGGTCCAACTTAGAAGTTTTTCAAGATAGAAGCCGCGGTTCGCACAATTATGTGCTTTGACTCGCGAGCAAAATATGGCGATACGATACGAGCGctctatggtggcagtgaactcaactcaaagGTTATTGCGTTGGATTTCATTGGATTGCACCTATAATGAATATAGTACAGCATACAAGGATTGTCTCAACGTTCttcatgcattaaaaaaaaaaaaaaccttttgagGACCaagttacatatttttttaaattgacaataTAATGCAATAAATCTCACATTCAAGAACAAGACATTAATCGAGCTGCAGCATACATGAAAATGTTGGATTGCCTCTTAAATTGGAACTGGGAAATCGCTTTGACTGAATCATGGTATATCAGTTTGTGTAGTTTATGAATGCATTGAGCCTCGTTTTATGCAGTAAATCCTCCATGATAGCTGTGCATAAGAAATGTACCTTAAAAGCTAGCTTTTATTTTACACAGTTGACGGACAATATTGGAGAAATTATAGTCACGCCGTGATTCTGAGCTTCTCTGTGCTATTCAATAGGGCCACTTAAtgggttggggggggaaatggtgGTGGACTAGGTTAAGCGTGGAATTATCTGAAATCTATGGAATGAATAAGTACCATCCACAAAAGCTGGGCATTTTTGTGCCGCCTTCTCAGTACATTGCATACACATTGAAATGTTATACTGGCacactaaaaaaataatgacgtcTATTGAAACGATATTGGCAGTTTCCCATTATGCGAACCCTGCTACGAATAGTGGGAAACCGTGAGTAATTGAGCCCCGCTAAAAACGGTTCTCAATTGGCTGCAGATGTCAGCAAAGtactacttttatattagacagtaCTGACTAAATGATGGTAAACTTCTCACGTCAATATCGTTGCTTGGCAACAAGAATGCGCCAAAGTGATATTTTTAGACAGATGGGACGCTAAcgtgagcacaaaaacagcgaatcATTTCCTCTGAAAATCTGCCAAATTTGTGAATTCACAAATGTGTAGAGGAACCCTGTACAGTAGCATATGCTGAAGTATTCTTGGGTTCATTTAAAATTGGCAAAGCACAAGCTATTTTTGAGTTATGTACAATTTTTCTATACTACTGTATAGTGTATGCCAGTAGTCGAAGGCTAAGAGGCActtgcaaatgtaaaaaaaaaaaaaaaaaaaagtctgtttttaTACATGTACTACTGTATAGTGTATAAAAGTTGTTTAATAACTTAACGTGAATTAAAGTGTTGGATAATATAAATTAGTACCCTCGCGATACTGTAATTTGTTTAACAAGCTAATTTAATAAAGAGATAATTTCAGGAGaaagtgtttctttttccacacagtTGAACCGAAACCATAGCCCAAAAACTGAGGTACGGACCGTACTGTGGGTTACCTGCACGGTTGCACCCCTATTGAATATATGTTTCTATTTCAGGTTGAAATTGAAGAAAACTGTGACGACCATCTCGAACTAATTGAGAGTGAATCGGTAAAGGTGGAGATGGAATCGGTAAAGGTGGAGATGGAATCGGTGACGGTAGAGACGGAATCGGTGAAGGCGGGCTTGGACGCGTCAGCGGGGATTCTTTCAGAGGCGGCCGAAATCGAAGCACCAATAGGGCAACTCGACTCACAACAAACAGAAACTCGAGCAGAAATTTCCATGGATTTTCTCAAGTCGGTGAAGAAAACTCTGGAGATGGACAAAAAAGATGATGAACTTGAAATCTTCGGTAAAAACATTGTATTCAAACTGAGGAAAATACAAGATCCGTGGACATTAGTTGTAGTCCAGAATGAAATCGAGCAGGCATGTTTTCGTGGCATGATGGCAAGTCAGCCCAATCAAACTGTCACCAACACGgaaaacaaccacaataatcATGAAGAGTGTTAAACCTACTGTATCATCactcatttttatttggatGGATTCACTGAGGTTTTATGTCTTTTTATTCTAAAGTAAGAAAACATTGATT is drawn from Phycodurus eques isolate BA_2022a chromosome 12, UOR_Pequ_1.1, whole genome shotgun sequence and contains these coding sequences:
- the LOC133410995 gene encoding uncharacterized protein LOC133410995 isoform X1 → MGRGLLGGKFYFKNFPDGSLDKSKVICAFCRVEFKYHRSSTSLAYHLRAKHPAEVTSTGTSQSTLPVFGVRGRTTKRVSDKVEIEENCDDHLELIESESVKVEMESVKVEMESVTVETESVKAGLDASAGILSEAAEIEAPIGQLDSQQTETRAEISMDFLKSVKKTLEMDKKDDELEIFGKNIVFKLRKIQDPWTLVVVQNEIEQACFRGMMASQPNQTVTNTENNHNNHEEC
- the LOC133410995 gene encoding uncharacterized protein LOC133410995 isoform X4, giving the protein MGRGLLGGKFYFKNFPDGSLDKSKVICAFCRVEFKYHRSSTSLAYHLRAKHPAEVTSTGTSQSTLPVFGVRGRTTKRVSDKTTHRTRSHKRR
- the LOC133410995 gene encoding uncharacterized protein LOC133410995 isoform X3, with the translated sequence MSLKGNVNSHSDVYICVADHTQNQISQTQVEIEENCDDHLELIESESVKVEMESVKVEMESVTVETESVKAGLDASAGILSEAAEIEAPIGQLDSQQTETRAEISMDFLKSVKKTLEMDKKDDELEIFGKNIVFKLRKIQDPWTLVVVQNEIEQACFRGMMASQPNQTVTNTENNHNNHEEC
- the LOC133410995 gene encoding uncharacterized protein LOC133410995 isoform X2, whose translation is MGRGLLGGKFYFKNFPDGSLDKSKVICAFCRVEFKYHRSSTSLAYHLRAKHPAEVTSTGTSQSTLPVFGVRGRTTKRVEIEENCDDHLELIESESVKVEMESVKVEMESVTVETESVKAGLDASAGILSEAAEIEAPIGQLDSQQTETRAEISMDFLKSVKKTLEMDKKDDELEIFGKNIVFKLRKIQDPWTLVVVQNEIEQACFRGMMASQPNQTVTNTENNHNNHEEC